Within Lolium rigidum isolate FL_2022 chromosome 5, APGP_CSIRO_Lrig_0.1, whole genome shotgun sequence, the genomic segment acctattcttatttggtggccgtgtgttggtccaacttcatattcgtagacttattcgaatttctatggttgtgtttgagatttcaaattcaaattatctatcggggccgcctgtttggaggcgccggtgtgggagtagctctcccaaatggaggatgttgtgccggcgcccctcaaacagaggtgtcggcgcccctgccgacgcctattttgggagctaccggtggagatgctcttactctttCCAATGAGGATGATCAAATCTCCTGGAGGCATCTTTTTACAACTCAGCATCTGCCTATAAGGCGTAGTTCTTTGGCTCCTTCCCAACCATCAACTATAAAGAGCTTTGGAAATCGAAAGTACAACCCCAGATGCAAAATTTTCATGTGGCTATGGCTAAGACAGTGTATTCTCTCGGATGATTTGTTGCAGCTTCGGAGCATTGACCATGGGGATCGCTGCACTCTATGCGGTCAGGAAGGAACAAGAAACGGCCACAGATGATATCTTATCCTTGATTGCCCCTATGCTCAAGGCATTTGGCATCTGCTGTCCACTCCGCGAGACTTGTAATTCAATACCGTTAGTTCCCCTCTCTGTCGGATTGCCGGATTGGTGGTGTGTTATGTCTGCAACTCTGGCTATGGACGAGATTATGGTTGCAATATATGGGGCCTGGCATCTTTCGAAGGAGAGATAATGTAGGAGGATGTTCCAGCAAGTTTACAACAGTGAGTTGCAGCTCTTGGATCTGATAAAGGATGGCATGTTTTTGCTTGGTTCTTGCTTGCAAGAGCTGAGTCCGTGAGATCGAGCCAAGCTTGGAGCTTGATTTTGGTGTGTAGTCTGCTTTAGTTGATCTGTCCTGCACCTTATTCTTTTGGTTCTCTTTCTCTTGTTTGTCTAATTCAGCTAGATCCTCCATAGCTTGTAACCATCTCTTTCTCTATTTTCTTACATGACAGAACATTTGCGATTTTACCTCAAAAGAATAATTGGGTTTCTCATTTCTTCTTTTTTATATAAGTAAATCAATCATGAAACTGAAAATTTGAGGGATTATAGAGTCTCTTATCTAGATATGCACTCAGTTTGTAGCAGTTCACAATTTTGTACGGCTGGTACTGCGCCATGGCATCACGACATCACCCAAAGTGTTTGTATCACTAGAACTTTTCTCATAAAGCAAAACACCAAACACAAACCTTATCATTTACGGGTGTTGCATTCCTCCGAGTTGACTTTGGTGCAACAAGCTAAGCACCTTGGTGAACCAACACACCACATATGTATGATGTCGCGACACAAATGCAAATCTAAAAATTTCTAGATTCCAGTCAAAGTGGTGTGGATGAAAGAGATTGGACACTGTCAATCGAGCGGTACCAGGGGACGGAAGTATTACGAGGAAGCCAGTAGTAACCTCGACGATGTACACGTTTCCTTGGCTCAAATATCAATTGTTCTTTCTTTCCATGCGGAGTCGGTTCTAGAGTGTTACTTTACGGGTTTTTTTAGCATCGAGGGTACTAATCCAGCGGTGGCATTTATGTATGGGCGGGCCGGGCCGACacattattttcttttcttttgattgACCGACACATTCCATTCTTTGGGCCATATTCATGTAGTATCGAAAAGTAACCAGTATGTATATAACGGCCCATCTCGAGTTTAGCGTTGGTGTGGTCCGGGAACTCTGTCATGGGCCGGTCCGTTCGTCCAAGCGTCAAACCCGGTCACGCTTGTTGCGTTTCCACCTTCCCCGCGGCCGGGACCCACCACCACCGTGTTCGGCCGCGGCCACTCCGCCATTCCTGTTTGTTCCTGGTGGTGGGCTTCGGCCTACGCGTCCCGTCGCGTCGGCGTCCGTGCCGATCCCACTCACTCTCCCCCCAAATCCCCCACCACCTCCCTCCCCGCCCGGCATTACTCCACCGACGCATCGGCAGCCAGCGCATGGCATGGCCGCCCTCCCGAGCACCGCCGCCTGCGCCTCCGCCCGCGCCGGCCCGGCCGCGGGGATCCTCGACTACGCCGCCATCCACGCCTGCCTGCTCCGCGGGGACCGCCGCCTCTCCCTCCCCATcctcaccctcctcctcctcgcccacttccgcttcctcgccgccgccgcgggcgcgCACTTCTCCCCGGCCGTCTCGCGCCTCGCGTCCCGCCTCCGCCTCTCGCCCTCCATGGCCGCCGTCACGCTCCTCGCGCTCGGCAACGGCGCCCCGGACGCCTTCGCCTCGGCCGCCGCGCTCCGCGGCGCGGGCGGGCTCCCGCGTGCGGGCCTCGCCGCCATCCTCTCCGCGGGCGCCTTCGTGTCCGCGTTCGTCGTCGGCGCCGTCGCCCTCATCGCGGCCCCCTTCGCCGTCCCGCCGGCCTCCTTCGCGCGCGACGTCTTCTTCTACCTCGTCGCCGCCTCCGCGCTCTTCTGCGTCTACCTCAGCGCCGAGATTTTCCTCTGGCAGGCCGTGGGGCTCGTCCTCTTCTACGTCTTCTTCGTCGGGCTCGTCTTCTACATGGACTTGGGCGCCGCGGGGAAGCTCGTCAGCTCCGCCGAGCTCgagatgggccgcgccgccatggattTGCCTGTCTCCGTGGAGCATGGGAAGCAACGCGCTGCCACTATTTGGACGGTGCTAACCAAGGTGCTTTCACCAAACTATGCTCACTTTAttattcttctttttttttggtcTTCGAGTATGTCCTCAAATCTGTGTTGACTGGGACAGCATTGCAGCAATTCTAGGTCATTTGTCTCTTTAGTTGCAACTCTCGTCAGTGGGTTGACTTTATCCTTGTCATGGATTACCTAGAGACCTGAATCAAACTCTCGTCAGTATGTTTGCTCTGACTTTTAGACCTGAATCAAATGCGAGAAACAAAGTATGAAATGCTTGGGACAAATTTGAGTGCTATGCCTTGTACTTTTGCAGAATAATACTAATCGTTAGTTCTCAGAAGACTGAATATTAGGTACCCAGAAAGGCATTTAATCTGCTAACTGGCCAGAAAAGGTATTTTATATATGTAGACTGTTGCTTTTctattttaatttttgaaatataTTTGGACAGCAAGTCAATTGCATGTAGTCCCTTACATTAGAGGTTGCTGTGTGACGATTATTTGCTGTGTGACGATTATCTTCAGATACTCACTTTCTTCAATCCTCCTGTCTTGAAATATGTGTTGACTGGGACAGCATTGCAGCAATTCTAGGCCATTTGTCTCTTGGTTGTAGTGTCTTCAAAACTAGAAAATGCTCATTTGAACTAGTTAAGTTGTTTGTTTATTTGCAACTCTCGTCAGTGGGTTGACAGTTGTCCTTTTCATGGATTACCTAGACACCTGAATCAAACTCTCGTCAGTATGTTTGTTCTGAACTTAGAGACCTGAATCAAACGCGAGAAACAAAGTATGAAATGCTTAGGACAAATTTGAGTGCTATGCCTTGTACTTTTGCAGAATAATACTAATCGTTAGTTCTCAGAAGACTGAATAGTAGGTACTCAGAAAGGCATTTAATCTGCTAACTTGCCAGAAAAGGTATTTTATATATGTAGAATGTTGCTTTTctattttaatttttgaaatataTTTGGACAGCAAGTCAATCGCATGTAGTCCCTTACATTAGAGGTTGCTGTGTGACGATTATTTCCTGTGTGACGATTATCTTCAGATACTCACTTTCTTCAATCCTCCTGTCTTGATATCTGTGTTGACTGGGACAGCATTGCAGCAATTCTAGGCCATTTGTCTCTTGGTTGTAGTGTCTCCAAAACTAGAAAATGCTCATTTGAACTAGTTAAGTTGTTTGTTTATTTGCAACTCTCGTCAGTGGGTTCACAGTTGTCCTTTTCATGGATTACCTAGACACCTGAATCAAACTCTCGTCAGTATGTTTGCTCTGAACTTAGAGACCTGAATCAAACGAGAGAAACAAAGTATGAAATGCTTAGGATAAATTTGAGTGCTATGCCCTGTACTTTTGCAGAATAATACTAATCGTTAGTTCTCAGAAGACTGAATAGTAGGTACTCAGAAAGGCATTTAATCTGCTAACTTTTGCATTCTATTTTATATGTGGACAGCAAGTCAAGCGCATGTACTACCTTACATTAGACTATTAGAGGTTCCTGAGCTACGATGATCATCAGATACTCACCTTCTTCAATCTTCCCTTAGGTGCTTAGTGATTTGATAATAACGTCAAAATATTGGGTACATAAACAACATACCTGTAATACTGTACGAATCCAAGCACCTTAACTTTACCAATATTGGCTACAGCTACAATTGACGAAATATCCAAGCAACCCCTCCAGGTTGTCTGATTGTTTCTAATTCATAATTACAATTGTAACTATGCCAATTCAAACTACTGCATAGGGCCATACCTATGTTCAACAATGACATAATTGCAATAATAACACACTGTACAGAATATTTCTCCATTTTGATGTTCTAAAACCATGACTAGTGAGGGTGTAGACATTCTGCAAAGTCATTCTGTCGTTGATATCACTGTCATGGGAGACAGTAAATGTTTTTCTAAGTACCTACCTCTGTTAAGTTAGTGGGTTGACTTTATCCTTTTGATGGGTTACCTTAAACGTTTGCTGTGAACTTAAGAGACCTGATCAAACGCGAGAAACAAGGTATGAAATGCTTAGGACAAATTTTAGTGTTTTGTCTAGTACTTTCTCAGAGTATCAAATTGTCAGCTCTTAGAAGAATGTATATTACTAGTTTACTACCCCCGTTCTGAAATATAAGAAGTTTTGGCAGGCTAACATAGGTAGGTACTTAGAAAGGCATTTATTCTGCTAACTGTCCAGAAAAGGTATTTTGTATTTTAGGATGTTGCATTCTATTTTAACTTTTGAAATACATATGGACAGCAAGTCAAGCGTATGTAGTCCTTACATCAGACATTGCTGAGTGACGGTGATCATCATATACTCACTTTCTTCAATCCTCCCTTAGGTGTTTAGTAATTTGGTAGTAAGGTCAAAACATTGTGTTCATACATAAAGAACATACTTGCAGAACAGTATGAATCCAAGCACCTAACTTTTCCCAATTTGGCTGCAGCTACAATTGACAAAATATGTAATCAACCCCTCTAGACTGTTAAGATTTTTTCTAATTCATAGTTATAGTTGTGATGAGTAAATTAACAATTTTGTGCCAATTGCTGCATGGATATATTAGGTGTTCGGTTTGGTATTTGTTTAGAATAAGTTGGCAGTGTCTCAACATCTTTATTGATTAGATGGAACAATCAGAAACAAAGGGAAACATTACTATTCCTCTGGCAATAGAAGATGTTTTGGCAAGCTATattgtgggacggagggagtagaagttAGAGCATACCATTTTAGGTGAATTACATTAATCCTCCTTTCTTCACTGCAGTGATCCGATTTTTTTTCTTCCATCAAACTGCCGGGGATTTTCTAGCCATGGATACGATCTTAGTCTAGAACTTGAGCAAAGACTCTTACTTACCAAACAGTTTGCTAGTTAACACAGCTTTAGCAATGCAGATTATCCTTGCTTAACTGGGCAACGGCTCTGGCTCCGTACAGTATGAACTAATTGGATGGTGTAGATAGACCATAATGATCAATAATATTTATTGAGAGGATTAGATGGTTCAGTTGATTTCTCGAAACTAGATGGTGGCATAAACATCACAACGTAGAAGATGAATCTCGACGGAAAACCCCAAGATAAGTAGCAACTACTGTGGTCTGCTACTACACAAAACTGATTCCGTTGTGCTTGGTCAGCCAGTGAATTTGAGTTAGAACACCATATAACTGAACGAGGGAAAACCTAGTACCATCTGAGAATGGTTTGACTTAGCACTATTAAAGCCGTCTCATACAGGCATTGCCCACCTTACAATAATTTAGAACAGGCGGATGATGCCAATTTTTTTCCATGAACTAATGGCTAAAGACTGCATCTGTTGCAGCTTTTTACAATCCAACTGTTAATGCATACTAGTGTTGTGTACTGTGAGTTTTGGTACACAATCACTACTTCAAGATTCATTGTTGCTCCCATTTCTTCATCTTAACATTCCACGTCATGCGCAACATTCACACATTATGTTTGACATCTCATTTCATAACCTTGCACAGTTCCATTATCTTGACCACTACTATAGTTAACAATTCTGGAAATTCCTTccatttgaactatttcaattcAAACTACTGCAAAGTGCAATTGATATGTTCGACGATGACATAAATGCAATAATAATCCTGTGTACAGATTATTTCTCTAGTGACACTAGTGACACCGTTGTTGCTACCATTGCACAGTTCCATTATTTTTTTAAACCATGACTAGTGACTAGTGACACTGTTGTTGCTATCATTGCCATGTCTACCACAAGGTTCTTAAATTTTGCTGTGTCATGTGAGACAGTAGATATGTTACAATTTTTGGTATAGGTTCTGTGAATCGTAAAATTATAGCACATTGAAGATATTCGCTGTACACAATTTTGTATCACCGGTTCTAAATGAGACAAGTCCATTAACTGAGCTAAGTCATGCCTTGTATCAATCCACGATAAGTGTAATTAATTATGAAATCTATGGCAATTGGTTCCCATTGTAAAACAATGCTTAAGTTGGTCACCGTCAGGCATCAGCTATGTCGTTTTTTTAAAGAATGCATTTGTTTATGTATCTAAGATATTTTATCATTTGATCAGCAATAGACCTTATTCGTCAATCAGATTTTATGATTGTACAATTTTATATTGTAAGGAGTCCATGTCTTCTTGTTGCAACTTTGAAGTACTCATTGCAACCGCACTCAGTTCCTCGATTACTAAAAGAAACTTTAATCCTCCTAACATTTATCTTCATGGTACTGATGGTTATCAACCTCTGGCAGGTAACAAGGGTTTGGGATTGGCCTGTGACATTTCTTCTGAAGCTCACGATACCATCAACACTTCCTTCTGAGTGGAACAGATTTTATGTCTGTGCAAACATCTGTTTGTGTCCTCTCATACTGTTATATTCCTTTAGTTCATTCATTCCATTGGATAGCCGAATAGTGTTTCTTTTCCCTCAAATCCGCTTTCCCCTCTGGTCTGTTGTGCTTCTGGTTAGCTTTTGTTTGGCTCTATCCCACTTCCGTTTTGAGAAAGAAACACCAGAAAGAGAAAACATTGCGAGTACCCTCATATCGTTTGTAATGAGTGTCTTCTGGATCTCAACCATGGCTGGAGAGCTCCTGAACTGCCTGGCAGCAAttggagtcattatggatctccctcCGGCTATTCTTGGCATGACAGTTTTGGCATGGGGCAATTCTATCGGTGATCTTGTTGCTGACGTGGCATTGGCCAAGAATGGCCAACCTACGATCGCCATCGCTGGCTGCTTTGCTGGCCCAATGTTCAACATGCTTGTTGGATTAGGAACGGCCCTAGTGATGCAAACAGCAAGAGTGTATCCAAAAGCCTTTGTACTTGAATTCCATGTTGGAATTGTTGTTGCATTTGTATTTCTTCTTCTGAGCTTGATGGGAACCCTTTTTGTGGTCACCTGGGCCAGATTTAGGGTACCAAGATTCTGGGGCTACTGCCTTATGGGGCTGTATGTATTGTTTACCATAGTGAGTATCGCCATTGCGAGCTCCTCTGGATGATAATCTTCTATATAAATAGCAGCTCATAGGTTGTGTATACTGTAATTGTTTTACAGTTCTGGTTGGTACAAAGCAAGGGTACCATTTGAAATGACAAGGCCCATGTTGACATGTTAACCTGTCATGATATATGTGATTGAAATCTGTTCAACAAGGGCTAGGCCATGTAATATTGACACATTGTCTAAAAAAAAATGTAATATTGACACAAATATTGGCAGCTGAAGCATGAAACTTTTGAGTTCTTCGTTACCTACATGAATGTCACATGGTTGAGATCTGGGGCTATTTCACATGACTATACAATTTTGTTGTGATTTATGTCATGTGATAGGTATTGAAAGCCCTCGTTCCATATAATCTGGATTGTGACATCAAACTATCTACTCCAGTTGGCTGAATTGTCATGACAAGGCAACATAAGacacttctgagttttcttcataCAGA encodes:
- the LOC124653157 gene encoding cation/calcium exchanger 5-like; this encodes MAALPSTAACASARAGPAAGILDYAAIHACLLRGDRRLSLPILTLLLLAHFRFLAAAAGAHFSPAVSRLASRLRLSPSMAAVTLLALGNGAPDAFASAAALRGAGGLPRAGLAAILSAGAFVSAFVVGAVALIAAPFAVPPASFARDVFFYLVAASALFCVYLSAEIFLWQAVGLVLFYVFFVGLVFYMDLGAAGKLVSSAELEMGRAAMDLPVSVEHGKQRAATIWTVLTKVTRVWDWPVTFLLKLTIPSTLPSEWNRFYVCANICLCPLILLYSFSSFIPLDSRIVFLFPQIRFPLWSVVLLVSFCLALSHFRFEKETPERENIASTLISFVMSVFWISTMAGELLNCLAAIGVIMDLPPAILGMTVLAWGNSIGDLVADVALAKNGQPTIAIAGCFAGPMFNMLVGLGTALVMQTARVYPKAFVLEFHVGIVVAFVFLLLSLMGTLFVVTWARFRVPRFWGYCLMGLYVLFTIVSIAIASSSG